CGCCGAGCCCTGCGGTCACCACGCGCGCGGCGCGTTTGCGGGCCTCCGCGACCAGCGCCTCATCCTGCGTTGGCACAATCGCGCAGGCCACACCGTCAAACAGCGAGGCCTCTTCGCGCAGCACGCCGGCAAGATCGCCGAATCCTTCGAGATGCTCTTCCTGGACGGTGGTCACGAGCGCGATGTTCGCTTCGACAATATCGCGCAACAGCGCAATCTCGCCTGGCATATTGGTGCCCACTTCAATCACCGCGACGTCGGCGTCATCCGGCACCGAGAGCAACGTCAGCGGCACGCCAATCTGGTTGTTCAAGTTGCCCTGCGTGGCATGCACCTGCAGCCGAGCCGCGAGTGCGGCGCGCACAAGTTCTTTGGTGCTCGTCTTGCCATTGGAACCGCCCACCGCGATCACCGTGCGTCCCCATGCACGTCGCCGATAGCGTCCCAGCAGCCCGAGCGCGTGCAAGGTGTCGTCCACCACATACACCGGCACACCCAGCCCCTTGGCGCGACTCCCGTCGTTCACGACCACGGCCACCGCACCCTGCGCCACCGCGTGCTGCAGAAAGTCGTGGCCATCAAACGTCTCGCCGCGCAGCGCCACGAACACGTCGCCCGCGCCAACTGAGCGCGTGTCGGTCGAGATGGCCCGCACGGCGTGCGGTGACGACGGACCGCCGCCGAGTGCATCCGCCACCCGCTCAAGTGTCCAAAATGCAACGGTCATGAACGCCCCCTCGCTTTGACGCGCATTAATTCGGCGACAATCTCGAGTTCGTCAAAATGCAGCGTCTCGGTGCCACGGACCTGATAGGTCTCATGCCCCTTCCCCGCAAGCAACACCACATCGCGCGCCGGATCGGCGATCGCCAACGCGTGCGCAATGGCCGAGCGCCGATCTTCGATGCGTTCATAACTCCCAGCCGCGAGCGGCGCGACGATGTCATCGAGAATGCGCTCGGGGTCTTCCGTGCGTGGATTGTCGCTGGTCACAATCACTACGTCGGCATGCGCCTGCGCCACCTGCGCCATCAGCGGTCGCTTGCCCCGATCACGGTCGCCACCAGCCCCGAACACCACAATCAGGCGGCCGGGGGTGAACGGGCGCAGTGCTCGCAGCGCGCGCTCGAGTGCGTCCGGCGTGTGCGCATAGTCGCGCAACACGGTCGGCCGCTTCCCAAGGATTTCAAGTCGGCCTGGTACCTGCGGCATCAACGTCAGTCGTGCGGCGATCGTGTCGGTGTCGAGCCCGAGCGCCAACGCCGCGGCGGCCGCGGCGAGCGCGTTGTCCACGTTGAAGTCGCCGATCAATGGCAGCAACACGGCCGCCTCGCCGGTGGGCGTCTTCAAATGCCACGCACTCCCTCGCGATTGATACGCAAAGTCCACCGCGCGGACCATCGCCGTGTCGCCGTGCCCGAACGTGAGACGCCTTGCGACGTTCCGCAACGATTGCCACGCGACGTCATCGGCGTTCGTCACGATGGTGCTGAGCGGTGCGAGCTGTTCGACCAACCGCGCCTTCGCGGCAAAGTACGCCTCCATCGTGCCGTGATAGTCGAGGTGATCGCGCGTGAGGTTGGTAAACACCGCCGCATCGAACGTGAGCCCTTCCACGCGCCGCTGATCGAGCGAGTGACTCGACACCTCCATGGCCACCGTCTTCACGCCGGCGTCCGCAAGCGCGCGCAGAATGCGCTGCAGCTCCACGGGTCCGGGCGTCGTGAGTCCGCCGCCGCCTGGCATCGGCGTGCCTTCGCTCCCAATCAACACACCGAGCGTGCCGATGCTGGCGCTGCGTGCGCTGGGCGTGTCGAGCAAATGCCGGAGCATACCAACGGTCGTCGTTTTGCCATTCGTTCCGGTCACGCCCACGAGCCGCATCCCCTTCGCCGGCTCACCCCAGAACGCAGCCGCCGCCGCGGCGGCCGCACGACGCCCATCACGCACCACAATCGCCGGCAGCGACGTGCGCGACGCGTCCTCGACGATCGCCACCGTCGCACCCGCAGCCGCCACCGCGTCGAGGTAATCGTGTCCATCGCGCGCAGAGCCACGGACCGCCGCAAAGAGCGCCCCCGGCGCCGCCTGGCGACTATCGTCGCACACGAGGCTCACCTGCGACGGCAGCACGCCGCGTACCGACACGAGCAACCCGGCGCGTGACAACGCGCCCGTAATGAGTTCCGTGGCGACCATGCTCACGGCGCCCTGAGGAGTCGAACGGTGGTTCCTGACGGCGACACCGTGCCCGCATCTGGCGCGGTCGCTGCGGCGTCGCCATTCCCCGTGGCACCCATCGTCACGCGGAACCCCGCGCGATGCAGCGCATACACCGCGCGCCGCACCGGGAGCCCTCGCACATCCGGAATAGCCCGCGCCCCCACCACCACCGGCGTCGCCCGATGCGGCTGATCCAAGCGATACACGAATGGCACGCTGCCCGCAGGCGCGCCCTGCACCGTCGTGTCGCTCGCTGGCTCCGTGTCGGCCGCAGGCGAAGCAGCACTCGGCGCGGATGCCACGACCGGTGGATTAGCGCCCGCGCGCGCCGCACTATTTGCCAGCGCACCAGGCGCCGGCGTTGGCGCCACCGGCGGCGTAATGCGCGACGCCGCGAGGGTACCACGATCCAGCCCCCCGTCGCGCGCGGCAATCATGGCCTGCAGCACGTTCTTCGACACCGGGGCGGCCGCCTTGCCGCCATAAATCGTTTTGGTGGGGTTGTCGATCTTCACCAGAATTACAATCTGTGGCTTATCGGCCGGGAAGAGTCCAACAAAACTCGCCGTGTACGCGCCCTTCACATACTTGCCGTGCAACGTACGCTTGGCGGTGCCCGTCTTACCGGCCATCTCAAAGGTCGACAGTTTGGCAAACTCACCCGTGCCGCCTTCCACCACGCCACGGAGCATCGCACGCACTTGAGCGGCGGCCTCCACGCTCATGACGCGGCGCACCACGCGCCGTTCGTGATGGTAGCGCACGGTGCCGTCGGCGCTACGCACTTCTTTCACGAGCGCGGGCTCAAGAAGTTCCCCGCCATTGGCAATCGCGCTGTAAGCGGCGGCCAGTTGCACCGGCGTTACGTTGAGCGCGTACCCCATGGCGAGCGACGCAGGCGTTTGCTTGTCCCACTGCTTCGGAACGCGCAGCACGCCCTGACTCTCGCCCGGATACGGCAGCCCTGTCTGCACACCAAATCCAAGATCGCGCAACAGCTCGTACTGCTCGCCGGGCGCAAGACGCTGGGCAAACTGCACAATGCCGATATTGCTCGAAAACCGAATCACATCAAACAGCGTGAAGCTCGCGGCGGGGTGATCATCTTCAATCTTGCGGCCCTGATACTCCCACTTGCCGCCGTAGACGTTCATCACCTCGTCCACGCGCGCGCGCTTGAGGTCGAGCAGGCGTGCGGCCACAAACGGCTTGAGCGTCGAGCCTGGCTCATACGGCTCCGTGAGCCCCGTCGCGATCGTCGAGAGCGGATCGGCGCGCTTGCTGGCCATTGCACGCACTTCGCCCGTGAGCGGATCCATCACCACGATGTCGCCGCCGCTGGCCCCTTGGCTCGTCACCGCGTCGGCGAGGGCACGGTCGGCAATGTCTTGCAGCTGCTGATTGATCGTCAGGCGCACCGTGTGGCCGGGGCGTGCCGCTGTCCCTTCGACCGTCGGCGAATCGAACTTGCGACCGCGAGCATCGCGCAACTCCGTCACGTTCCCCTTCACGCCGCGGAGCATAGCGTCGAGCGACTTCTCGAGCCCATCCACGGGCTCGCCATTCTCGTCGGCGTGGCCAATCAGGCGGCGCAGCCCGTCCGCCGAGGGCGGCACGCGCTCAATGGCCGGCTCCGCGTGAATCCCGCGCATCGTGAGAATGGAATCGACGTCCGACGCCAGAAACCGCCCGGGCACCTCGACCGACTTGCGGGTGGTGTCCGTGGCGCGGTGCACGAACTCTGATGAGACGCCCACGCGCGCGAGTGTGCGTGCGAGCACCTCCATGCGCCGGGCCCCACCTTTCATCGTCTTTTTGGTGTCGCCCCACACTTCCTTGGGCGAGACTTTGAACCGCACCAGCTGCCGACTCTCCACCAACACATCGCCGGACGCGTCGAGAATCCGGCCCCGCGGTGCGGGAAGCGGCGAGTCCACAAACTGCTGCTTGGCCGCGCGCGCACGCCACTTGTCGCCGTCGAGCACCTGCACCTTGGCTGCGCGCCCCACGAGGAGCACCGCAAAGAGCAAGAACCCGCCGTGCACAAGCCCGACGCGTGAGGTGCGAATCACCTACGGCGCCTTACGGGCCGGACGTGGCACCACAAACACCTGACTGTCACTAGGAATGCGCATGTTCAACCGCTCCTGGGCAATCTTGGCCAGCCGCGCGCCACTCGCCGCGTCCCGGATATCGCCGTCGAGCTTGGCGCGCTCCGCTTCAAGCGTCGCGCGACGCGCCTCGAGTTGGCTCTGTTTTCTGCCTTGGAGCGTTCCGTAGCTCCGTCTATAGATGACGCCTGTCGTCATCAGAACGAAACCCGTGAGTACCAGCGCGAGAATCGAGCGCCCGCGCACGGTCAGTCCTCCGCGCGGGCCTTTTGCCAGGCGCGCAGATGGGCGCTGCGAGCGCGCGAGTTGCGCGCGGTCTCTTCGGCGTTCGCGTTCACGGCTTTCCTCGTGAGCACCTCCCCGAGAGCCTTCCCGCGGCAAGTGCACATGAATTGTTTAGGCGGACACACGCACGACAGGCTCCACTCGCGAAAGGCGTGCTTCACGAGCCGGTCCTCTCCCGAGTGGTAGCTGATTACTGCAAAGACGCCGCCTGGGGCCAATCCGTCACGGAATGCCGCCAATGCCCGCGCGAGCTCGCCCAACTCGTCGTTCACCGCAATGCGCAACGCCTGAAAAAGTCGCGCGAACTCCGACGGCCCCGACCTCGGCCCCAACACCGCGCGAATCGCCCCCACAAAATCGTCGCTCGTCTCAAACGGCCGGTTCCCCCGCCGGCGCACCAACTCATGCGCCAGCCGTCGCGCCTTGGGCTCGTCGCCGTAGTCGCGGAAAATCCGCACCAGCTCGTCTTCGTCGGAATCGTTCAGCACGTCGCGCGCGGTCATCATCGAAGCGCCGGCGCCGGGACCGTAACTCATCCGCATGTCGAGTGGCGCACCTTCACGAAACGAGAACCCTCGCGCACCGTCGTCAAACTGATGCGACGACACCCCAAGGTCGAGCAGCACCCCATCAAAAGCCCCATGCTGCGCCGCCGACTCGGCGAACTCGGCAAACGTCGCTGGCACGAGCGTGAACCGACCGCTCTCTCGGAACGCGGCTAACCGCTCGCCCGCCGCGGCCTGCGCGTTGGGGTCGCGATCCACCCCGATCACCGACTTCCCCGCTTCGAGTAGCGCGAGTGTATGACCGCCGCCGCCGAGCGTCCCGTCCACCACCCGCGTGCAGGGCGCGAGCAACGTCAGCACCTCGGCGACCATCACCGGGGCGTGGTAGGGCGAATCAAATCGTGTGGAGTCAGTCACGAAAGAAAGATAGCGAGTTAAACGACGACGCCCGCCGGCGCAGGGCCGGCGGGCGTCAACAATGCCGAAGGCCGTTACTTACAGAACGCCTTGACGTGCGAGTCCGAGGCCGGCGAATACTGCGCGACGGCGCCCAGCAACTGCTTGGTCGCGTCCGGCGCAAAGGCACCGCCCGCAGGCAGATTGATCTGCGCTTCGAGGAGGAACGAGGCCGCCTTCTTGGCCTGTTCGCACGACTTCTTGGTCTGGTTGTCCTGAATCAACGGCGCCGCGAGCTGATACGCGGCGAGGCCGAGCAGGAACTTCGCCTGCGGCTTCACGTTGGCCGGGGCAATCGAGTCGGCAAACGCCAAGACGTTGTAGGCGTTCATCCACTCTTCCGGCGTCTTGGCCGTCTTGCGGAGGGCATCGCCCAGCTTGACCGCCATACCGCCGGTCATTGCCTTGTCTTCGTTCGCGGCTTTGGAGGCGCGCACTTCGGCAAGCGCCGAGTCCGCCTGTCCAGCCGAGAGGAATGCGTCGGCAAACTGCACGTGCGCACTCGGCACGGCCTTGGGGTCGGCCTGGAACGCGCGACGCAACGACTGCATCGACGGACCACCCTGCCCGAGCTTCTTCTCGATCTGACTGCGCGCCATCCAGTTCGAGGCAATCGCCGGGAACTTGGCCGTGGCCTTCGACGCCCACTCCAGCGCCTTGGCGTAGTTGCTGTCCACCGCGTAGGCGCCAACCATCTTATCGAGGAAGCCGCCATCCACCACCGACGTGTCCATCTTGGCCAGATCTTCACCAATGGACTGCATCTTCTTGACGTTGTTGGTCGCGCCCAAGATCGCGAAGTAAAGCTTGATCAGGTTGATGTCGCCGGCGTTTTCGACCACGGCCTTTTCCACCATCGGCAACGCGACGTCGAGCTTGCCGCTCGCGGCGAGTTCGTTGCCGATCTGCGTGATCAGCGTGGCGTTGGTCGGGTCAGCCTCACGGAGCGCCATCAAAACTTCAATCTTCTTGGTGCGGAAGCCCTTCTCGTCCTTTTCGTCGGTCTTGCTCAGTTCGTCATAAATGCCGACCGCTTCGCGCAGCGCGATGCGGCTCTTCGGATCATTGGCGCGGATTTCTTCGACCGTCTTGAGGAGGTCGGCCGCGGGAGTCTTCTTTTCCTTGGCAATCTGCAGCTGGCAGTAGCGCAGCCAGGTGGACTTCGGGAACGCCTTCAGTCCCGACTCCGCTTCCTTGAGCGCATCGGCCGTCTTGCCTTCGCGCGAGAGCGTGCGGCAACGCTTTTCGTTGTCGTACGTCTTGTTGTGCACGTCCTGATAGGCGCGGCTGACTTTGTCGGCCACCTGGTCGAGCTTCCCGGCGTCAAAACCGCCGAGCGGCTGCACGAGCGACTGATCGCGCGTGAGCACAATCCAGGCTTCCATGGTGAAGCCGGTCGCCGTCTTGGTGACAACACCTTCGATGTACTCATCGCCGCGCAGCTGCTTGGAGAGCAGGTTGGCGTCCGACGAGCTGAGCGCGTCGGTCGTCGAGTAGCCAGAGGCCTCGAGCGTGGCGTTGATGTCGTTCTTGGGTACGACGTACAAGGAGCGGTACGACACGTCACCAGAGATCTTGTCGCGGACTGCTTCAGCCGCGTCGGGTCCAAGCTTCTTGTCGCTGCTCTTGAACGTCACCACCACCAGCTTCGGGGCGTTCGGGTTCATAGAGCGCGGAGCCTGGCCATGCGCGTCCAGCGACGCACCAAAAGTGCCGTACAGCACCACTGCCATCGTCGCCAGCGCGCGCGGTGTCCGATCCATCACGGGTGTTCCTCCAGTGCAGTGAACGACCATACAATCTGTTCCGGCGGCAACTCCGCCGGGGCTTTCGAAATGGGCGAAGAGGGATTCGAACCCCCGACACCCTGCGTGTAAGGCAGGTGCTCTAACCAGCTGAGCTATTCGCCCGAGCTGCTACGATACGATGGCCACGGGAATCAAGACGGCATACCCGATAACCAAAAGAATCGGAGCGAGGGTCACACCGCCGCGTGCGAGGTCGGCATACCCGGCCGCGAGCACGACGACCGCGATTCCCCACTTGAGCCCGGGCTTGTTAGTACCAATGCGTTGCGTATCTGCCATAGGGAGCGGAGTTTACGCGCCTTTATAGGTGGAGTCAAGCAATCGGAGCACAGTTCACCGTCACTTAATGTTATCCTCATCGGCCTTGGGACGTTCCCCGCCCCCAAATGGCGGCGGATCCGATGTGGTTACTTCCCCCGTCAGGCCGAGCAAAGCCTCCAGCGCGCTCTCCCGTTCCCGGCGGTCCTGCAGCGCATCCGCGGCCTGCATCGACAGGAGACGCCGCCGATCCCGCTTCCTGCGCAACCACCAGAGCGGTCCTAAGACCATCAACATCAGGAGCGTGCCAAACGTCACATCGGCCACGAGGGCCAAAGCTCCGAACCTACTACGGGTATTGGACTTCCAGCGTTGTTCGAATCCGGCCTCGGTAATGCCGTAGGCCCTCCGGAGCGCCTGGTCAAAGGACTCGGTCGAGCGCCAATACTCGAAAAACAGGGTCAACCCACGCTGTGGGTCCAGCGCAGAGAGCTCTGCCACGGCACGCTGCGAAAGGGCGTACCCCTGCTGCGCCCGGGACGACCCGCCCTCGAACATGGGGTCGAGTTCGTCAAGTCCCGGGAAGCGGCGAATCAGCAACGCAATGTTCGTAGCCAACATCTCGTCTCGCCCCCATTCTCCGGCCGAAAATGAGGCATACCCCTCATCAAACCAGCGCGAAGGCCGGGCGCCCATGGCCTCGTGAAGGGCCAAGTGGGCCAGTTCGTGGCGCAATGTCACGCGCGGATCGCCGGCCGTCGAGGGAGCGCGGTGCCCCTGCATGACTATCCGCTGCTGCGCCGGAAACGCGATGGCTGCGCCCCATTCTGGCGCGCCATTTCCGGCCCACTCACGAAACCGACGGGTATCGGGTGCAATCGCGATGACCACGTGTGCGCGAGGACGCACCAATCCCGGAAACGTGTCGCGCGCGAGGGCCTCGCTCAGCATGGACTGCGCGAGCAGCCGATCGCCGGGGAGCGCGATCACCGAGAATCGGCCGCCCGTAATCTGCACGGCATCGGAGGGGGGAACGACACTCTGGGCGTGCGCCCAGCTACGAATCGCGACACTCACGGCAACCACCGCGGCCCGCGCCACACGGAGACCGTGCGTCACGCCGAGCACGCGCGCCAAGCCGAGCACGCGCGCCACACTCACGGCCGCGTCGGCACTCCGCCAGCCTCCACCACCTGCAACAGCTCCTCGCAACGCTGGCCCCATGGATTGAACCTGTTGGCCGCGTGCCCTTTGCGCCACGTCTCTTTGGCGTCGTCCTTCTGGCCATTGAACCAATACGACCGCCCAAGCTCGTAGTACGCCTCAATGAGATTGGGGCCGAGCACGAGCGTCTTCAAGAAGAAATTCTCGGCGTCTTCGTACATCTCACGCTCGAGGTACACGAGGCCCAAGTAGAAGTGCGCATAGAGCGACGCCTTTTTGTCGTTGTCGAGCCGAATGGCTTTCGACAAATGCTCGATCGCCTCGCCGAAGATGTGCTTCTTGAAACAGATATAGCCCACGTTGATGCGCGCCAGCGCATTCATCGGCTCCTTCATGAGCACGACCTGAAAGCTCATCATAGCGTCGTCGAGTTTTTCGTTGAGCATCTGCGCCCAACCGAGGAGGGCGGTGCTCTGCGCATCCCCAGGGGAGAGTTCGAGTGCTCGCTGCAGCGCGGCCTCGGCGCCGTCATAGTCACCAATCGACAGCAGACTCCACCCTTTTTCTGCGAACGTGGACGCACCCAAATGATCGGCGTGCACCACCGGGCGCTCGCCGGCGAACTGCGGTGCCATCGACGCCTTAGCCGCGCCTTCCCCCGCTTTCCATTTGTCCACGAGTTGCTTGACGTCTTCCTTGAGCGCGGTCAGCTCCGAGGCTTGCTGCTCGGCCATGCGAAACAACGCAATGATCTCGGCCTTTACCGCCGCGCGTTCGGCGTCGGCCAATCCGGCGTCGAGCCGACGTTCGAGTTCGGTGTACTGAGCGCGCAGTACGCGCAGCGTTTCGTCAGACATGGTCCGTGGCTCCAGCAACTGCCTGTTCGAGTACCAATCGTTCGCGCGAGGTGAGCAGATGCGCCACGTCGAGCACCACCAGTGTGTCTTCGCCGTCTTTGCCACGGCGCACCAGCGCTTTGAGATATGGCTTGGCGAGTCCGCGGAACAATGCCGGCGGCGGCACCAGCTGTTCCACCGGCACCACAATCACTTCATCCACCGCATCCACGATGGCGCCAATCCAGTCGCTGCCCGCGCTCATCACGAGGATGCGCGCACCCACACGTGACGGCGCCGGCGCGAGTTCAAAGCGATTGCGCAGGTCAATCACCGGCACCACGCGGCCGCTGTAATCAATGACCCCCTCGAGCCAACTCGGCACATTGGGAATCGGACGCGGCGCGGTAAACCGCAACACGCGTTCCACCGCGACGATGTCGGCCGCAAACCGATCCTCGCCCACTCGGAACGTGACGAGTTGCAGGCGTTCGCCGCTCGCGGCGGGGGTGGAGCCGGTCATGCCATGTTCTCCTCTCGCGGCGGCGCGATCCCGGCAGTTCTGCTGAGCAGCGCGTCTACCCGCACCAAGTTCACTAATCCGCCATCCGCACGAGCGCCAATGCACACGCCCGCGAGGACGCCTTCGGCGTCCGCCCCAGCCGGCACGGGCCGGAGCGTGCGCACGTCGAGCACGGCGAGATCATCCACATCATCGACCATTAGCACCGTGCGTGCGTCACCCGCGCGCAGGACGAGCGCGGTGCCTCCCACCCGCCCCACGGCCAGTCCAAACGCCCACGCGCCGTCGAACGCGCTCAGTGTGCGTTCCCGGTGCCGCAGTTGGCCGGCCACGCCCAGCGGAGCGCTCGGCACCCATTCGAGCGACGGCGCATCGATCACCTCTTCGACGTCGGCGACCGCGAACGCAAAGCGTTCATCCCCTACGCGCGCCACCACGTGCAGCTCCTCGAGCGTAGCGCGGGTCATGGGCGGTGCTCCACAGGCCGATGCCGCGCGAGGAGCAGCACGGCGGCGCCCGCCACTTCACTGAGTGGCGCCACACGATCAGCGCCCGCCGTTTCGAGCGCGGCGAGAGGCATGCCGTAAATAGTGGACGTCTCTCGATCCTGCACCACAGCGCCTCCACCGGCGGCGCGCACCGCGGCGAGCCCCGCGCTGCCGTCGCGCCCCATCCCCGTCAGGACCACGCCAACACAGTGGGCACCGAATACCGCCGCTGCCGACTCGAACAGCGGGTCTGCCGCAGGCTTGACGCCCCACACGGCCGGTCCGTCGTGCAACGCGGCCCGCGGGCCTCCGTGCGTCGCCACCACCGTGCAGTGCCGCCCGCCTGGCGCGATATACACATGGCCCGGCCGCAGCAGTTCGCCATCCACCACTTCGCTCACGTCAAGTACAGACAGCGCGTCGAGGCGCTCCGCGAGTCCGGCGGTAAATCCGCGCGGCATGTGCTGCACCACGAGCACGACGGCGTCGAGTGACGCTGGCAACAGCGGAATCACCTCCGCGAGTGCGCGGGGGCCTCCGGTGGATGCCGCAATCACGAGCGCGGTGTGAGCGCCTCCGCTGGCATCCGCACCGCGCTTGGATACGAACACCGGTCGCGCGAGCATAGGCACGCCGCGGAGATTCACCACCGCCGCCGCTAAGAGCGCCTGATGCAGACGTTCCTCGATCTCTGTCACCTGCCGCACACCGGCGGCCAGCGGCTTCCGAACGAAGTCCACCGCACCGAGTTCGAGCGCCCGCAGTGTAGCACTCACCTGCCCCACGGTGTCCGCGCCACTCAGCATGACCACCGCGCGCGGCGATTCGCTCATGATGTAGCCGAGCACCGCGAGTCCGTCGAGACCGGGCATCTCGATGTCGAGCGTGACGATGTCCGGATCGAGGGCATGCACCTGACGCAGCGCGTCCTCACCATCCACGGCGGTACCAATGACCGTGAACTGCGCAAACCGGCCGATCACCTCGCTGATGACGGTGCGCATGAGCGCGCTGTCGTCCACCACGAGCACGGTGCGATGCGGGCGCTCAGAGGACATGCGCTCCTCCCCGCACCGTCCGCACCGTCATCGCCCCAGTGGCCACGTCAAAGCGCACGGTGCGTCCGGACTCTCCGCCCACATCTTCCGCGGCGATTGGCACATCGGCGGCCGCCAGTGCAGCCCGCGCGGCTTCGACGTTGCGCGTGCCCATGCCGTTCGCGCGGCCACCGAGCAGATCCCCAAAAATCCGCGCGCCACCGGCGAGCTTCGCCACAAATGGTCCGCGCGCGCCGAGGGCGCGCATCTCGGTCAGCAACAGTGGCACGGCCGTGGACGCATACTTGGCTTGATTGTCGGACGAACGGCCGACCAGCATGTCGGGTAACAACACATGCGCCAAGCCACCGACCTTCGCCCGCGCATCGTGCACGGCGATCGCCACGCACGAACCCAGGCCGACCGTCA
This portion of the Gemmatimonadota bacterium genome encodes:
- a CDS encoding chemotaxis protein CheD, with protein sequence MMEQLVRIAHHAVASGDDLLVTVGLGSCVAIAVHDARAKVGGLAHVLLPDMLVGRSSDNQAKYASTAVPLLLTEMRALGARGPFVAKLAGGARIFGDLLGGRANGMGTRNVEAARAALAAADVPIAAEDVGGESGRTVRFDVATGAMTVRTVRGGAHVL
- a CDS encoding chemotaxis protein CheW is translated as MTGSTPAASGERLQLVTFRVGEDRFAADIVAVERVLRFTAPRPIPNVPSWLEGVIDYSGRVVPVIDLRNRFELAPAPSRVGARILVMSAGSDWIGAIVDAVDEVIVVPVEQLVPPPALFRGLAKPYLKALVRRGKDGEDTLVVLDVAHLLTSRERLVLEQAVAGATDHV
- a CDS encoding tetratricopeptide repeat protein, which produces MSDETLRVLRAQYTELERRLDAGLADAERAAVKAEIIALFRMAEQQASELTALKEDVKQLVDKWKAGEGAAKASMAPQFAGERPVVHADHLGASTFAEKGWSLLSIGDYDGAEAALQRALELSPGDAQSTALLGWAQMLNEKLDDAMMSFQVVLMKEPMNALARINVGYICFKKHIFGEAIEHLSKAIRLDNDKKASLYAHFYLGLVYLEREMYEDAENFFLKTLVLGPNLIEAYYELGRSYWFNGQKDDAKETWRKGHAANRFNPWGQRCEELLQVVEAGGVPTRP
- a CDS encoding penicillin-binding transpeptidase domain-containing protein, with protein sequence MIRTSRVGLVHGGFLLFAVLLVGRAAKVQVLDGDKWRARAAKQQFVDSPLPAPRGRILDASGDVLVESRQLVRFKVSPKEVWGDTKKTMKGGARRMEVLARTLARVGVSSEFVHRATDTTRKSVEVPGRFLASDVDSILTMRGIHAEPAIERVPPSADGLRRLIGHADENGEPVDGLEKSLDAMLRGVKGNVTELRDARGRKFDSPTVEGTAARPGHTVRLTINQQLQDIADRALADAVTSQGASGGDIVVMDPLTGEVRAMASKRADPLSTIATGLTEPYEPGSTLKPFVAARLLDLKRARVDEVMNVYGGKWEYQGRKIEDDHPAASFTLFDVIRFSSNIGIVQFAQRLAPGEQYELLRDLGFGVQTGLPYPGESQGVLRVPKQWDKQTPASLAMGYALNVTPVQLAAAYSAIANGGELLEPALVKEVRSADGTVRYHHERRVVRRVMSVEAAAQVRAMLRGVVEGGTGEFAKLSTFEMAGKTGTAKRTLHGKYVKGAYTASFVGLFPADKPQIVILVKIDNPTKTIYGGKAAAPVSKNVLQAMIAARDGGLDRGTLAASRITPPVAPTPAPGALANSAARAGANPPVVASAPSAASPAADTEPASDTTVQGAPAGSVPFVYRLDQPHRATPVVVGARAIPDVRGLPVRRAVYALHRAGFRVTMGATGNGDAAATAPDAGTVSPSGTTVRLLRAP
- a CDS encoding UDP-N-acetylmuramoyl-L-alanyl-D-glutamate--2,6-diaminopimelate ligase → MVATELITGALSRAGLLVSVRGVLPSQVSLVCDDSRQAAPGALFAAVRGSARDGHDYLDAVAAAGATVAIVEDASRTSLPAIVVRDGRRAAAAAAAAFWGEPAKGMRLVGVTGTNGKTTTVGMLRHLLDTPSARSASIGTLGVLIGSEGTPMPGGGGLTTPGPVELQRILRALADAGVKTVAMEVSSHSLDQRRVEGLTFDAAVFTNLTRDHLDYHGTMEAYFAAKARLVEQLAPLSTIVTNADDVAWQSLRNVARRLTFGHGDTAMVRAVDFAYQSRGSAWHLKTPTGEAAVLLPLIGDFNVDNALAAAAAALALGLDTDTIAARLTLMPQVPGRLEILGKRPTVLRDYAHTPDALERALRALRPFTPGRLIVVFGAGGDRDRGKRPLMAQVAQAHADVVIVTSDNPRTEDPERILDDIVAPLAAGSYERIEDRRSAIAHALAIADPARDVVLLAGKGHETYQVRGTETLHFDELEIVAELMRVKARGRS
- a CDS encoding chemotaxis protein CheW gives rise to the protein MTRATLEELHVVARVGDERFAFAVADVEEVIDAPSLEWVPSAPLGVAGQLRHRERTLSAFDGAWAFGLAVGRVGGTALVLRAGDARTVLMVDDVDDLAVLDVRTLRPVPAGADAEGVLAGVCIGARADGGLVNLVRVDALLSRTAGIAPPREENMA
- a CDS encoding UDP-N-acetylmuramoyl-tripeptide--D-alanyl-D-alanine ligase, yielding MTVAFWTLERVADALGGGPSSPHAVRAISTDTRSVGAGDVFVALRGETFDGHDFLQHAVAQGAVAVVVNDGSRAKGLGVPVYVVDDTLHALGLLGRYRRRAWGRTVIAVGGSNGKTSTKELVRAALAARLQVHATQGNLNNQIGVPLTLLSVPDDADVAVIEVGTNMPGEIALLRDIVEANIALVTTVQEEHLEGFGDLAGVLREEASLFDGVACAIVPTQDEALVAEARKRAARVVTAGLGDGDVRATAWGLHPDGSGWLDLEAAHVDVPLKGEHNLRNTMLAIALARECGLFDTESAETISSIDVGALPGMRSAITALGSALLINDAYNANPGSARAAIQLLTKVGNVRQRVAVLGTMRELGAAAERSHREIAAAALDSGADVVAGIGEFGPALAALAPRDPRVLIAQDVDDLWPQLAPRLARDAVILLKASRGVRLERLVPYLSTWATNPA
- the cheB gene encoding chemotaxis-specific protein-glutamate methyltransferase CheB — encoded protein: MSSERPHRTVLVVDDSALMRTVISEVIGRFAQFTVIGTAVDGEDALRQVHALDPDIVTLDIEMPGLDGLAVLGYIMSESPRAVVMLSGADTVGQVSATLRALELGAVDFVRKPLAAGVRQVTEIEERLHQALLAAAVVNLRGVPMLARPVFVSKRGADASGGAHTALVIAASTGGPRALAEVIPLLPASLDAVVLVVQHMPRGFTAGLAERLDALSVLDVSEVVDGELLRPGHVYIAPGGRHCTVVATHGGPRAALHDGPAVWGVKPAADPLFESAAAVFGAHCVGVVLTGMGRDGSAGLAAVRAAGGGAVVQDRETSTIYGMPLAALETAGADRVAPLSEVAGAAVLLLARHRPVEHRP
- a CDS encoding cell division protein FtsL, producing the protein MRGRSILALVLTGFVLMTTGVIYRRSYGTLQGRKQSQLEARRATLEAERAKLDGDIRDAASGARLAKIAQERLNMRIPSDSQVFVVPRPARKAP
- the rsmH gene encoding 16S rRNA (cytosine(1402)-N(4))-methyltransferase RsmH yields the protein MTDSTRFDSPYHAPVMVAEVLTLLAPCTRVVDGTLGGGGHTLALLEAGKSVIGVDRDPNAQAAAGERLAAFRESGRFTLVPATFAEFAESAAQHGAFDGVLLDLGVSSHQFDDGARGFSFREGAPLDMRMSYGPGAGASMMTARDVLNDSDEDELVRIFRDYGDEPKARRLAHELVRRRGNRPFETSDDFVGAIRAVLGPRSGPSEFARLFQALRIAVNDELGELARALAAFRDGLAPGGVFAVISYHSGEDRLVKHAFREWSLSCVCPPKQFMCTCRGKALGEVLTRKAVNANAEETARNSRARSAHLRAWQKARAED